A genomic stretch from Spongiibacter nanhainus includes:
- a CDS encoding Rieske (2Fe-2S) protein, with protein MTPICMFDEISDPGSKAIRHDDQSLFAVRWRDQVYLYRNRCPHRGIELQWQPDQFLDDSQSLIQCATHGALFLIESGECVSGPCAGDKLESVACSVAEGTVYLEE; from the coding sequence ATGACGCCAATCTGTATGTTCGACGAGATCAGCGACCCGGGCAGTAAAGCGATTCGCCACGACGACCAGTCTCTGTTCGCCGTACGCTGGCGGGATCAAGTCTATCTGTATCGCAACCGCTGCCCGCACCGAGGCATCGAATTGCAGTGGCAGCCCGATCAGTTCCTTGATGACAGCCAATCACTGATTCAATGCGCCACCCACGGTGCACTGTTTCTTATTGAAAGCGGTGAGTGCGTATCCGGCCCCTGCGCCGGCGACAAGCTGGAGAGCGTGGCTTGCTCAGTGGCCGAAGGGACCGTCTACCTGGAAGAATGA
- a CDS encoding patatin-like phospholipase family protein, producing the protein MDSSPHYQKRIALALGSGSARGMAHIGVIQRLQELGIRPDIICGTSIGAVIAGCYLTDKLDHFSDWIQSLSSTQVFHYMSVSLTAAGGMAHATRLMDFFIREYGNPNIEDLPKPFAAVATDLYRGREVWLQQGPLWQAVRASMAIPGILTPVALRDTWLVDGGLVNPVPVSVCRALGADIIIGVDLNSDLVSRRREVRNAGISDDKTEPPKPPAKDPVVDAEQELQGAKPVFEGDHAEDENQFAAAWNRFASSVWEAASNLRSNEPVEKKPEPPGTLSMMMGAINIMQDRITRSRLAGEPADIMLWPRLGHIGLLDFGNASEAVAEGRDAVDRMLPAIRHAFNNEGGLGVGLATDEEG; encoded by the coding sequence TTGGACTCGTCACCCCATTATCAGAAACGTATCGCACTGGCCCTGGGCAGCGGGTCTGCACGGGGCATGGCACATATAGGCGTCATCCAGCGTTTGCAGGAGTTGGGAATACGCCCCGATATTATCTGCGGCACCTCCATTGGCGCAGTGATCGCCGGCTGCTACCTCACCGACAAACTGGATCACTTCTCCGATTGGATACAGTCACTCAGTAGTACCCAGGTCTTTCATTATATGAGTGTTAGCCTTACCGCCGCCGGCGGCATGGCTCACGCCACCCGCTTGATGGACTTCTTTATCCGCGAGTATGGCAACCCCAATATCGAGGACTTACCCAAGCCATTTGCCGCCGTAGCTACCGACCTCTACCGGGGTAGAGAAGTGTGGCTTCAGCAGGGGCCGCTGTGGCAGGCGGTGCGGGCATCGATGGCCATTCCCGGCATCCTGACTCCGGTCGCATTGCGCGACACCTGGCTGGTGGACGGCGGCTTGGTTAACCCGGTTCCAGTCTCGGTATGCCGGGCATTGGGCGCCGATATTATTATCGGCGTCGACCTCAACAGCGATCTTGTCAGCCGCCGCCGGGAGGTTCGCAACGCCGGGATTAGCGATGACAAGACCGAGCCGCCAAAGCCACCCGCAAAGGATCCGGTGGTGGACGCGGAGCAGGAGTTACAGGGAGCGAAGCCTGTTTTCGAGGGCGATCATGCCGAAGACGAGAATCAGTTCGCCGCCGCCTGGAATCGCTTTGCCAGCTCGGTGTGGGAGGCCGCCAGCAACCTGCGCAGCAACGAGCCGGTGGAGAAAAAGCCCGAGCCCCCAGGCACCCTGTCGATGATGATGGGAGCGATAAATATCATGCAGGACCGGATTACCCGCTCGCGGCTCGCCGGCGAACCCGCCGATATCATGCTGTGGCCCCGCCTCGGCCATATTGGTTTGCTAGATTTCGGCAATGCCAGCGAAGCGGTTGCCGAAGGTCGGGATGCTGTGGATCGCATGTTGCCCGCAATTCGCCATGCTTTTAACAATGAAGGCGGACTCGGCGTCGGTCTCGCCACCGATGAGGAAGGCTAG
- a CDS encoding M15 family metallopeptidase has translation MTQYTVSIEQVLGQDDSEIVGVLGAPVHRAIVAPFQALRDDADKAGFDLRIVSGYRSFDRQLAIWNAKACGERALLDSDGKPVDFAALNNEQLAASILRWSALPGASRHHWGTDIDIYDAAAVADDYQVQLTPQEVADDGVFGPFHHWLDEHFATGAGYGFFRPYCQDRGGIAPERWHLSYAPLAARFEALLTPKVLAKALDSSGLQLKQTVLAQIDDIFQRYVAVPVDLYPSAYANRLAESDLP, from the coding sequence GTGACGCAGTATACGGTAAGTATTGAACAGGTGCTTGGCCAGGACGACAGCGAAATAGTCGGAGTCCTGGGTGCGCCCGTGCACCGAGCCATCGTTGCGCCTTTTCAGGCACTGCGGGACGATGCCGACAAGGCCGGTTTTGATTTGCGTATTGTCAGTGGTTACCGCAGCTTCGATCGCCAGCTGGCGATTTGGAACGCCAAGGCCTGTGGTGAGCGCGCGCTGTTGGATAGTGATGGCAAACCTGTGGATTTCGCGGCTCTGAACAATGAGCAACTGGCGGCCTCGATCTTGCGGTGGTCGGCTCTGCCGGGGGCGTCCCGCCATCACTGGGGAACCGATATCGATATCTACGATGCCGCAGCGGTTGCAGACGACTACCAAGTCCAACTGACGCCCCAGGAGGTGGCCGACGACGGCGTGTTTGGGCCTTTCCATCACTGGTTGGATGAGCACTTTGCCACTGGCGCCGGGTACGGTTTCTTTCGGCCCTATTGCCAGGACCGCGGTGGCATTGCGCCCGAGCGCTGGCACCTGAGCTATGCGCCGCTGGCAGCTCGCTTTGAGGCGCTACTGACACCCAAGGTGCTGGCCAAGGCGCTGGATAGCTCTGGCTTGCAGTTAAAGCAGACTGTGCTGGCGCAAATCGACGACATATTTCAACGCTACGTGGCGGTGCCGGTGGATTTGTACCCCTCGGCCTACGCCAACCGACTGGCGGAGAGTGACTTACCATGA